A genomic stretch from Enterobacter dykesii includes:
- the xerD gene encoding site-specific tyrosine recombinase XerD has protein sequence MEKDLALIEQFLDALWLEKNLAENTLSAYRRDLTMLVEWLAHRGLSLASAQRDDLQALLGERIAGGYKATSSARLLSAMRRLFQHLYREKIREDDPSALLASPKLPQRLPKDLSEAQVERLLQSPAVDLPLELRDKAMLELLYATGLRVSELVGLTMSDISLRQGVVRVIGKGNKERLVPLGEEAVYWLETYLEHGRPWLLNGTSIDVLFPSQRAQQMTRQTFWHRIKHYATLAGIDSEKLSPHVLRHAFATHLLNHGADLRVVQMLLGHSDLSTTQIYTHVATERLRQLHQQHHPRA, from the coding sequence GTGGAAAAGGATCTCGCACTGATCGAACAGTTTCTCGACGCGCTGTGGCTGGAGAAAAATCTGGCCGAGAATACCCTCAGCGCCTACCGTCGCGATCTCACCATGCTGGTGGAGTGGCTTGCGCACCGGGGGTTATCCCTTGCGAGCGCGCAGCGTGACGACCTGCAGGCGCTGCTTGGGGAACGTATTGCAGGGGGCTATAAAGCCACCAGTTCCGCGCGTTTGCTTAGCGCCATGCGTCGGCTGTTCCAGCATCTCTACCGTGAGAAGATTCGCGAAGACGATCCCAGCGCGCTGCTGGCTTCCCCTAAGCTTCCGCAGCGGCTGCCGAAAGATCTCAGCGAAGCACAAGTTGAGAGATTATTACAGTCACCGGCTGTTGACCTGCCGCTGGAGTTACGCGATAAAGCCATGCTTGAGCTATTGTATGCTACCGGCTTGCGCGTTTCGGAACTGGTTGGCCTGACGATGAGCGACATCAGCCTGCGTCAGGGCGTGGTGCGCGTCATTGGTAAAGGAAATAAGGAAAGGCTGGTTCCGCTGGGGGAAGAGGCGGTTTACTGGCTGGAAACGTACCTGGAGCACGGCCGTCCGTGGCTGCTCAATGGTACGTCTATCGACGTCCTGTTTCCGAGCCAGCGCGCCCAGCAGATGACGCGGCAAACGTTCTGGCATCGCATCAAGCATTACGCCACACTGGCGGGTATCGACAGTGAAAAGCTTTCGCCGCACGTATTGCGTCACGCCTTCGCGACGCATCTGTTAAACCACGGCGCTGATTTACGCGTGGTGCAGATGCTGCTGGGGCACAGCGATCTTTCCACGACGCAAATTTACACCCATGTCGCGACGGAACGCCTGCGGCAGCTACACCAACAGCACCACCCTCGTGCGTGA
- the fldB gene encoding flavodoxin FldB: protein MNIGLFYGSSTCYTEMAAEKIRDIIGPELVTLHNLKDDAVALMEQYDVLILGIPTWDFGEIQEDWEANWAQLDSVNLDGKIIAMYGMGDQLGYGEWFLDALGMLHDKLAPKGVSFIGYWPTEGYEFTSKKPIIADGELFVGLALDETNQYDLSDERLQSWCEQILGEMAEKFS from the coding sequence ATGAATATTGGTCTGTTCTATGGTTCCAGCACCTGCTACACCGAAATGGCGGCAGAGAAAATTCGCGACATCATTGGCCCGGAACTGGTGACGTTGCATAACCTGAAAGATGACGCGGTCGCGCTGATGGAACAGTACGATGTCCTGATCCTTGGCATCCCAACCTGGGATTTTGGTGAGATACAGGAAGACTGGGAAGCCAACTGGGCTCAACTCGACTCAGTCAACCTCGACGGCAAAATCATTGCCATGTACGGCATGGGGGACCAGCTCGGTTACGGGGAATGGTTCCTGGACGCGCTCGGCATGCTGCATGACAAACTGGCACCGAAAGGAGTGTCGTTTATCGGCTACTGGCCAACCGAAGGTTACGAGTTCACCAGTAAAAAACCGATTATTGCCGACGGCGAGCTGTTTGTTGGGCTCGCGCTGGATGAAACCAACCAGTACGATCTCAGCGATGAGCGCCTGCAAAGCTGGTGCGAGCAGATTCTGGGCGAAATGGCAGAAAAGTTTAGCTAA
- a CDS encoding protein YgfX encodes MVLWQSDLRVSWRSQWMSLLLHGLVAAFVLLMPWPLSYTPLWLLLLSFVVFDSVRSQRRINARQGEIKLLMDSRLRWQGKEWDILGMPWMLNCGMMLRLRKVDGGRCQHLWLAADSMDSAEWRDLRRMLLQQTTQG; translated from the coding sequence GTGGTCCTGTGGCAATCTGATCTTCGCGTCTCGTGGCGCTCGCAGTGGATGTCTTTATTGCTCCACGGCCTGGTTGCGGCCTTTGTGTTGCTGATGCCGTGGCCGCTGAGTTATACCCCGCTGTGGCTGTTGTTACTCTCGTTTGTCGTGTTTGACAGCGTACGCAGCCAGCGTCGCATTAATGCCCGTCAGGGAGAGATCAAGCTACTGATGGATTCCCGCCTGCGCTGGCAGGGTAAAGAGTGGGATATTCTTGGTATGCCCTGGATGCTCAACTGCGGCATGATGTTACGGTTACGCAAGGTGGACGGCGGGCGTTGCCAGCATCTGTGGCTGGCGGCTGACAGTATGGATTCTGCCGAGTGGCGAGACCTGCGCCGGATGCTGTTGCAACAGACGACGCAGGGGTAA
- the sdhE gene encoding FAD assembly factor SdhE, producing MDINNKARIHWACRRGMRELDISIMPFFEYEYDSLSDDDKRLFVRLLESDDPDLFNWLMNHGKPADTELQRMVQLIQTRNRERGPVAI from the coding sequence ATGGATATTAACAACAAGGCCCGTATTCACTGGGCGTGCCGTCGCGGCATGCGTGAACTTGATATTTCCATCATGCCTTTCTTCGAATATGAGTATGACAGCTTAAGCGACGATGATAAGCGTCTGTTTGTTCGCCTGCTTGAGTCTGACGATCCGGATTTATTCAACTGGCTGATGAACCACGGCAAACCCGCCGACACCGAGTTGCAACGGATGGTGCAATTAATTCAAACACGGAATCGGGAACGTGGTCCTGTGGCAATCTGA
- the ygfZ gene encoding tRNA-modifying protein YgfZ, which translates to MAFTPFSPRQPAASARLPLTLISLDDWALATLTGADAEKYLQGQVTADVSQMTEHQHLLAAHCDPKGKMWSNLRLFRRQDGFAFIERRSLQEAQLKELKKYAVFSKVTIAPDDEHVLLGVAGFQARAALKNLFSELPDAEKQVVSEGATSILWFEHPAERFLLVTDAATAEHVTEALRGEAQLNNSQQWLALNIEAGLPVIDAANSAQFIPQATNLQALGGISFKKGCYTGQEMVARAKFRGANKRALWTLAGHASRVPEAGEDLELKMGDNWRRTGTVLAAVQLDDGSLLVQAVMNNDMEADSVFRVRDDAKTLSIEPLPYSLEE; encoded by the coding sequence ATGGCATTTACACCATTTTCTCCTCGCCAGCCCGCCGCCTCTGCGCGTCTGCCGCTGACGCTTATTTCTCTTGATGACTGGGCGCTGGCAACGCTCACCGGTGCCGACGCCGAAAAATATCTGCAGGGCCAGGTGACCGCCGACGTCAGTCAGATGACCGAACACCAGCACCTGCTGGCCGCGCATTGCGACCCAAAAGGCAAAATGTGGAGCAACCTGCGCCTCTTCCGCCGTCAGGACGGCTTTGCCTTTATTGAGCGCCGCAGCCTGCAAGAGGCCCAGCTCAAAGAGCTGAAGAAGTACGCGGTCTTTTCCAAAGTCACTATCGCCCCGGACGACGAACATGTCCTGCTGGGCGTGGCTGGTTTCCAGGCGCGAGCGGCGCTGAAAAATCTCTTCAGCGAACTGCCGGACGCAGAAAAGCAGGTGGTCAGCGAAGGCGCGACCTCCATCCTGTGGTTTGAACACCCGGCGGAGCGTTTCCTGTTAGTCACGGATGCGGCAACGGCCGAACACGTGACCGAAGCGCTGCGCGGCGAAGCGCAGCTCAACAACAGTCAGCAGTGGCTTGCACTGAACATCGAAGCGGGTCTGCCGGTGATTGACGCAGCAAACAGCGCGCAGTTCATTCCTCAGGCAACGAACCTGCAGGCGCTGGGGGGCATCAGCTTTAAAAAGGGCTGTTACACCGGCCAGGAGATGGTGGCGCGAGCAAAATTCCGCGGGGCAAACAAACGAGCGCTCTGGACGCTGGCGGGTCATGCCAGCCGTGTACCTGAAGCGGGTGAAGACTTAGAGCTGAAGATGGGTGATAACTGGCGCCGCACCGGCACCGTGTTAGCCGCCGTACAGCTGGATGATGGAAGTCTTCTGGTTCAGGCCGTCATGAACAACGATATGGAAGCTGACAGCGTGTTCCGCGTGCGTGACGATGCGAAAACGCTGAGCATCGAGCCGTTGCCGTATTCGTTAGAAGAGTAA
- the trhA gene encoding PAQR family membrane homeostasis protein TrhA: protein MVSRPLIAQGYSLAEEVANSISHGIGLVFGIVGLVLLLVQAVDANASAMAITSYSLYGGSMILLFLASTLYHAIPHQRAKMWLKKFDHCAIYLLIAGTYTPFLLVGLNSPLSRGLMIVIWSLALLGILFKLTIAHRFKVLSLVTYLTMGWLSLIVVYQLAIKLSVGGVTLLALGGVVYSLGVIFYVCKRIPYNHAIWHGFVLGGSVCHFLAIYLYVGQA from the coding sequence ATGGTGAGCAGACCATTAATCGCACAGGGATATTCGCTGGCTGAGGAAGTAGCCAACAGCATCAGCCACGGTATTGGCCTGGTGTTTGGGATTGTCGGTTTAGTGTTATTGCTGGTACAGGCGGTAGACGCCAATGCCAGCGCGATGGCCATTACCAGCTACAGCCTGTATGGCGGGAGTATGATCCTGCTGTTCCTGGCGTCGACGCTGTATCACGCGATCCCGCATCAGCGGGCCAAGATGTGGCTCAAGAAATTTGACCACTGCGCTATCTATCTTCTTATTGCAGGCACCTACACGCCGTTTTTGCTGGTGGGGCTCAACTCACCGCTGTCGCGTGGCCTGATGATTGTTATCTGGAGCCTGGCACTGCTGGGGATCCTGTTTAAGCTGACCATCGCGCACCGGTTTAAGGTGCTGTCACTGGTCACCTATCTGACAATGGGCTGGCTGTCGCTGATTGTGGTGTATCAACTGGCAATCAAACTGTCGGTAGGGGGCGTGACGCTTCTGGCCTTAGGTGGCGTGGTGTACTCGCTCGGCGTGATTTTCTACGTCTGCAAGCGCATCCCATACAACCATGCCATCTGGCACGGCTTTGTGCTTGGCGGCAGCGTATGCCACTTTTTGGCGATCTATTTGTACGTAGGGCAGGCGTAG
- a CDS encoding MurR/RpiR family transcriptional regulator, translated as MFTHSAIASLNNLEMMVYNYVIKNRDKVMYMTIRELADAADVSTTTILRFCRKLNCEGYSEFRVRFKLYLEQNEPQQANFGASEIISFFKSVNNEEFDALLDKAVDIILSSERIIFVGAGTSGSLAKYGARFFSNIGKFSNHIDDPYFPVTNDMAKNALAIVLSVSGETEEILRFASQFSLHHCKVLSITSHEHSRLAKLADFNLSWHVPQTRIAGVYDITTQIPVIYILESLGRKLAKKLTE; from the coding sequence ATGTTCACCCATTCCGCCATTGCCAGTCTCAATAACCTGGAGATGATGGTCTACAACTATGTCATAAAAAATCGTGATAAAGTGATGTACATGACCATCCGCGAGCTGGCGGATGCGGCAGACGTCTCAACCACCACTATCCTGCGCTTTTGCCGCAAGCTTAACTGCGAAGGGTATTCTGAATTTCGGGTGCGCTTTAAGCTTTATCTTGAACAGAACGAGCCCCAGCAGGCGAATTTCGGTGCCAGTGAAATTATCAGCTTTTTTAAAAGCGTGAATAATGAAGAGTTCGATGCGTTATTAGATAAGGCGGTTGATATTATTTTATCGTCCGAGCGAATTATATTCGTCGGTGCCGGAACATCGGGTTCGCTGGCAAAATATGGCGCACGCTTCTTTTCTAATATCGGGAAATTCAGTAACCATATTGATGATCCTTATTTCCCGGTCACCAATGATATGGCGAAAAATGCGCTGGCGATTGTGCTCTCCGTCTCGGGCGAGACCGAGGAGATCCTGCGCTTCGCCAGCCAGTTCAGCCTGCATCACTGCAAGGTGCTCTCGATAACCAGCCACGAGCACTCGCGTCTCGCAAAACTGGCGGACTTTAATCTCTCCTGGCATGTTCCTCAGACGCGTATTGCAGGCGTCTACGACATCACCACGCAAATTCCCGTCATTTATATTCTGGAATCTCTCGGACGTAAACTGGCGAAGAAACTCACAGAATAA
- the bglA gene encoding 6-phospho-beta-glucosidase BglA has translation MKKLTLPKDFLWGGAVAAHQVEGGWNKGGKGPSICDVLTGGAHGVPREITQEVVPGKYYPNHEAIDFHGHYKEDIKLFAEMGFKCFRTSIAWTRIFPKGDETQPNEEGLKFYDDMFDELLKYNIEPVITLSHFEMPLHLVQEYGSWTNRKVVDFFVRFAEVVFERYKNKVKYWMTFNEINNQRNWRAPLFGYCCSGVVYTEHENPEETMYQVLHHQFVASALAVKAARRINPEMKVGCMLAMVALYPFSCKPEDVMFAQESMRERYVFTDVQLRGYYPSYVLNEWERRGFSIKMEAGDEQILREGTCDYLGFSYYMTNAVKAEGGTGDAISGFEGSVPNPHVKASDWGWQIDPVGLRYSLCELYERYQKPLFIVENGFGAYDKVEEDGSINDDYRIDYLRAHVEEMIKAVTHDGVDLMGYTPWGCIDCVSFTTGQYSKRYGFIYVNKHDDGTGDMSRSRKKSFNWYKEVIASNGEKL, from the coding sequence ATGAAAAAATTAACCTTACCAAAAGATTTTTTATGGGGCGGCGCGGTTGCCGCTCACCAGGTTGAAGGCGGCTGGAACAAAGGCGGCAAAGGGCCAAGCATTTGTGACGTATTGACCGGCGGCGCGCACGGCGTCCCGCGCGAAATCACCCAGGAAGTCGTGCCGGGTAAGTACTACCCAAACCACGAGGCCATCGACTTCCACGGTCACTATAAAGAAGACATCAAGCTGTTTGCCGAGATGGGCTTCAAGTGCTTCCGCACCTCTATCGCCTGGACGCGCATCTTCCCGAAAGGTGACGAAACGCAGCCAAACGAAGAGGGGCTGAAGTTCTACGACGACATGTTCGACGAGCTGCTGAAATATAACATCGAACCGGTGATCACCCTCTCCCACTTCGAAATGCCGCTGCATCTGGTGCAGGAGTACGGTAGCTGGACCAACCGTAAAGTGGTCGATTTCTTCGTGCGCTTCGCGGAAGTGGTTTTTGAGCGCTACAAAAACAAGGTCAAATACTGGATGACCTTCAACGAAATCAACAACCAGCGTAACTGGCGCGCGCCGCTGTTCGGCTACTGCTGCTCGGGCGTGGTCTATACCGAACATGAAAATCCGGAAGAGACCATGTATCAGGTCCTGCACCACCAGTTTGTGGCCAGCGCCCTGGCGGTGAAAGCCGCACGCCGCATCAACCCTGAGATGAAAGTTGGCTGCATGCTGGCCATGGTGGCGCTCTATCCATTCTCCTGCAAGCCGGAAGACGTGATGTTCGCCCAGGAATCGATGCGCGAGCGCTATGTCTTTACCGACGTCCAGCTGCGCGGATACTACCCGTCCTACGTGCTGAACGAGTGGGAACGCCGCGGCTTCTCCATCAAAATGGAGGCAGGCGACGAGCAGATCCTGCGTGAAGGTACCTGCGACTACTTAGGTTTCAGCTACTACATGACCAACGCGGTGAAAGCGGAAGGCGGTACCGGCGATGCGATTTCCGGTTTTGAAGGCAGCGTGCCAAACCCGCACGTGAAAGCGTCCGACTGGGGCTGGCAGATCGATCCGGTAGGCCTGCGCTATTCCCTGTGCGAACTGTACGAGCGTTATCAGAAACCGCTGTTTATCGTGGAAAACGGGTTCGGCGCCTACGATAAGGTGGAAGAAGACGGCAGCATCAACGACGATTATCGCATCGACTACCTGCGTGCCCACGTGGAAGAGATGATCAAAGCCGTGACGCACGATGGCGTGGATCTGATGGGCTATACGCCGTGGGGCTGTATCGACTGCGTGTCATTTACCACCGGCCAGTACAGCAAGCGCTACGGCTTTATCTACGTGAACAAGCACGACGACGGCACGGGCGACATGTCGCGTTCCCGCAAGAAGAGCTTTAACTGGTATAAGGAAGTGATTGCCAGCAACGGCGAGAAACTTTAA
- a CDS encoding SDR family oxidoreductase, with translation MAIALVTGASRGIGKATALQMAREGYTVAVNYHHNIKAATDVINQIVEAGGKAFAVRADISDEAQVLAMFDSLDREGEPLRALVNNAGILFEQSTIENLSAERINRVLATNVTGYFLCCREAVKRMSFKHGGKGGAIVNVSSAASRLGAPGEYVDYAASKGAVDSLTTGLSLEVAAQGIRVNCVRPGLIYTDIHASGGEPGRVDRVKSLLPMQRGGQPEEVAQAIVWLLSEKASYVTGSFIELAGGK, from the coding sequence ATGGCAATTGCACTGGTCACCGGCGCCAGCCGCGGAATTGGGAAAGCCACCGCGCTGCAGATGGCTCGCGAAGGCTACACCGTGGCGGTGAACTATCATCACAACATTAAAGCCGCGACGGATGTGATCAACCAGATCGTTGAAGCGGGCGGTAAAGCCTTTGCCGTACGTGCGGACATCAGCGATGAAGCCCAGGTGCTGGCGATGTTTGACAGCCTCGATCGTGAAGGCGAGCCGCTTCGTGCGCTGGTCAATAATGCGGGCATTCTGTTTGAGCAATCGACTATCGAGAATTTGTCCGCAGAGCGCATTAACCGTGTTCTGGCGACCAACGTCACGGGCTACTTTCTCTGCTGCCGGGAAGCGGTAAAACGCATGTCCTTTAAGCATGGCGGCAAGGGCGGGGCGATAGTGAACGTCTCTTCCGCCGCGTCGCGCCTGGGCGCGCCGGGTGAATATGTGGATTACGCCGCGTCGAAGGGGGCGGTGGATTCGCTGACAACCGGGCTATCGCTGGAGGTGGCGGCGCAGGGCATTCGCGTCAACTGCGTACGTCCGGGTCTGATTTATACCGATATTCATGCGTCCGGCGGAGAGCCGGGGCGAGTGGATCGCGTGAAATCGTTGCTGCCGATGCAGCGCGGCGGCCAGCCGGAAGAGGTGGCGCAGGCGATTGTCTGGCTGCTGAGCGAGAAGGCGTCGTACGTAACGGGCAGTTTTATTGAGCTGGCGGGCGGGAAGTAA